From Bacteroides uniformis:
GGTAACGGCAGAAGAGCATCACAGCTCGTCCGCCCGGACATATTCCCCTTCCGTAGAGAGGTATAACAGATCCTTTTCCTCGTCATAGCCTAACAGTATTTCCCCAAACAGATCAACGGATAGTCCCCGCCCGGTTTGTTCTATTTTGTTTACTATCACCGTATCGGGATTATAGACTATGGCAAGGCAGAAATTCCTGCCGTCGTGGAACACCTGCACCGGTGGGGAGTGCAGGTTACTTTTCCATGCGCCACAGATATTTCTGACCGGAAACCTACGGTTAGCTTTCATGGCTTCCTACTGTTTCCGGACATACTCCCCATTGGTTGAAAAGGTCAATATATCCCTTTCCTGATGGTAAGTCATATCAATATGAAACCCCGTGTCGATAAACATAGCCCCACCTTTCTGTTGGATCACATACGTTTCCGGCACCGTTCTTCCCGTCATTCCCCTTTTGGCAAAAAGGGTCAGCTTGTAGCACTTCCCGTCTTTGGCAATCCGTATATCCGGTTTCCCGATGGCACTTTTCCATTCCCCGCACAACCGGTTCATATCCGTTTGCGGTTCGGTGCAGGCTTCCGTCAGCAGGCACATGACCCCGGCGAGCAGCACCGACAATGTTCTCATCTGTTTCTCATTAAATAGATACTTCATTTCAATCCTGTTTTTTTTGTTTTTTACTTTCCGCCAGTTGCTTGATAGCCAGTTCGATATTCCCCCCTAATTTCTCCGCCAACTGCATCACTTCCAGTTTCTCCGTTTCCTCCGTCGTATAAGTCAAATACTCCTGCATCGACACCTCCGTGGCATAGACCGCCGACTGCACGCCGCCCAGCCCGAACCACACCTCCTTATACTTCCTCGATGCCGCATTTGCCATATTGATAGAGAGGATTTGCGCCTTCTCCTTGTCCGTCAGCCCCAGCAACTCCTGAATTTTCGAGAACTTGTTCATGTACTTGCGTTGGTCGAGCAGAATCTTGCAATCCGAGTTATTGATAATACTCTCCTTGACAATAGGCGAAGAAATAATATCGTCCACCTCTTGCGTTACCGTCACCGCCTCCCCGAAAAACTTTCGGACAGTCTTGTACAGATAGCGCATATATTCCGCCATCCCTTCCCGTGTCAGTGCCTTCCATGCCTCCTCGATGATTATCATCTTTCTTACCCCTTTCAACCGGCGTAACTTATTGATAAACATCTCCATAATAATGATAGTAGTCACCGGAAAAAGGATGGGATGATCCTTGATAGAATCGATTTCGAATACCACGAACCGCTTGTCCAGCAAGTCCAGCTGCTTGTCCGAGTTCAGCAGAAAATCATACTCGCCGCCCTTGTGGTAAGGTTCCAGTACATTCAGGAAATTGGTGATGTCGAACTCCTTGTCGCGTACCCCCTTCGCATCCAGTATCGCCCGGTAGTCCGTGTCCACAAACTCGTAGAAAGTGTCGAAAGACGGCACAAGGCTGTCATCATACTTGATCCGGTCAATGAACAAGGCAACCGCATTGGACAGCGCTACCTCTTCCGAGCGCGACGCCGGTTCATTGTCCTTCTTCCAGAGCGTCAGGAGCAATGTCTTGATAGATTCCTTTTTCTCCACGTCAAACACCTTGTCCTGCGTAAAGAAGGGGTTGAAACTGATCGGGCTTTCCTCCGTATAGGTGAAATACACCCCGTCGTCCCCGTGCGTCTTTCTCCGTATCATCTCGCACAGCCCCGAATACGAATTACCCGTATCCACCAGCACGATGTGCGCCCCCTGTTCCCAATACTGCCTCACTAAATGATTCATAAAGAATGACTTCCCACTACCCGAACCGCCCAGCACGAATTTATTGCGGTTCGTAATGATCCCCGTCTTCATCGGCAAGTCCGAAATATCCACATGAATCGGCTTCCCGCTAATCCGGTCAGCCATCTTTATCCCGAACGCACTCGGCGAACTCTTGTAATTTGTTTCCTCGATAAAGAAACAGAGAGCCGGTTCGATGAATGTATAGAAACTTTCCTCCTCCGGAAAGTCCCCCGCATTTCCCGGCATCGCCGCCCAATACAGCGTAGCCGCGTCCACCGTGTTATGCCTTGGCTTACATTCCATCAGCGCCAACTGGCTGCCCACATCGTTGCGAATATTCTTCAGTTCCTCCGCATCATCCGACCACGCCATCACATTGCAGTGGCAGCGTACCGACGTCAGCGAATAACTGTGCGCCTCGTTCAGATAGAGGTCTATCCATTCCTTGTTAATCTGGTTCGACCGGCTGTAGCGGGAGAGCGACTGCATGTTTCGTGCCGTCTTCTCGAACTTCTTCAGGTTCTCGTTGCTGTCATCAATGAAAATATATTGGTTCACAATATGGTTGCACGACAACAGCAGCCCGATGGGAGCCGCAAAGCACAACCGGCAGTCCGAGCGGTCAGTCGATAACTTCTCGTACCGCATATCCGTGCCCACCTTTCCCGGCACATCGTCCACGTCCGAGAGCGTATGCACGCACAGCTTCTTGTCGCCGATGCGCAGCCCGTCCGTTCCTAACTCCATATCTTCCAGTGTCGTCGTATCTTCCAGCGAGAGCGAGAAATATTTCTCGATCAGTCCCGCACCCTTGTCCGTACCTACGATTTCATCCGTGCCCAACCGTACCAGCCGGACAAGTCCCGAATCGTTCACGATCTGTTCGAACTGTCCCACCGCTTCCAGAAAGCGCGTAGTCATCTCCTTGTTCACCTCTTTCGGCACGATAAACCCGCGGCACAGCGATGAAAAATTACTTTGCATCCTTGCCCGTTCCTTCGTCGTTTTCGTCAGGAACAGATAACACCCGTGATTGAGGAACGGACGTTCATTGAAGTGCATCTCGTAACAACGGGAGAGGAAACTAAGGCTATCCTTATCCGTTTTCGGCTGGTAATTCTCCTTGATAAACCAGTCCTGCTTGTGTACCACCGAATAGTTCGGCAATACCTTGATTGCTTTCGCCCATGTGGAATGTATCGTTTCATATTCCGGTGTGGTGACCGTGAACAACTCCGGCAGTTCCACCCGGAAGGCGACGGTAATATCCGCATCCTTGCTGATGATGCAGTCCCGTTCCACCGCAAGCAACGGGAATTTGCTTTCTATCGTGGCAGCTTTTAGTACATTTCTCATTTTCTTCTCTTTTTGAATAATTTTCGGGGAGTGATCCTGTTAATCAGGAAGCGGGGATGCTGCCGGGACGAGAGCAGTTTCATCAGTCCGTGTTCGCCGTATTTCTCATTCAGCGCAAATGTAGCCCATACCAGTACCGAAGCCGTGACAACACCGAACCCGATGCAAATCCACTGGTTGATACCCACCATATACAGGATGATGAACACTACAAATACCGCGAGCAATCCGGCAGCGAACAGGAACAGATATTGCGCTTTCAGTCCTTTAAATTCAGCACTTTTCCCAATCCCCTTGTTTAGTTCAAATTCCATTCTCTATTTTCATATATTGTACGCGTACATTATATAAATTACAAGAAGAACGACCTCAAAATAGTAGCCGCCACAATCAGGAAAATACAAGCTCCAAACCAACTTGCGGCAACTTTACTCGTGTCGGGATCGCCCGATGAAAATTTGTTATAGACTTTTACCCCGCCAATCAATCCGCAGACCGCTCCGATAGCGTACACTAACTTCGTCCCCGGGTCAAAATATCCCGTTATCAGGTTCGTTGCCTCCGTTATCCCTGCTTGTCCGTTACCCTGTGCATAAGTAGCGCCCACAGCCACAAACAGAGCGGCGGCAGCTAAAAGAAATTTCTTTGTATTCATAAACACTTGTTTTTTATGGATGCAGGGCTGGATAACCCCGCATCCGGTTATTAATAATTGGTTACACAATGTCATATATATTGAAGTCTTCCGGAACCTCCCCGTCAGCCTCATTGCCGTTATCATCCGTTCCGTCGGACTGTTCCTGCCGGTAGTTCTCCATGTGCAGGTTTATCAGTTCCGTCACCCTTTCCGCCCGTTGCGGGTGGCTGGCAACCAACTGCTCGAACATGTCCGTATGTTGCAGTTCCGTCAGTGTCCTTCCGGCTTCCTGTTCCTCCTGTTCGCTCACCGTTTCCTTTGCCTTTCCCAGCACTTTCACGGCGGCGCACATATCCTCAAAACTCACCCCCGAAGCCATTGCCCCCGGCTCGCTGCATCCTTGCAGTTCCTCGTCTTCCTCCTCATAATCCAGCGACACATCAATGTCCATCGGTTCATTGTCTGCCCCCTCCGGTAGTGCATCGTTGAATATCCCATCCAGTTCTTCGTCAGGCACTTGCAACGGGTGTTTTTCCGGTTCGGCGACAAAAGTATCATCTTTTTCAACTCCTTTTTCGCTTTCATTTTCCGTGGCTTTGAGTGGCTTCAAAGTGGCATCGAGTGGCACCGTTACCGGAAGTACAAAATGGCTTTTCCCCAGAATCCCGGCTACCGGCGCATCCTTTCGGGGCAATATCGCCGCAGCGTTTCGCGCCGCCTTCCGTCGCTTCCATTTCTCATAGTGCAGATAGACCGCAGCCCATAGCACATACAGGATGGCAAGCCCGAACAGCAGTATAAGTTCCACATCCTTGCTCATATCAGATCCTCCCTCTTTTGCCGGTACAGTTCGTTAATCTCTTCCTTGTGCCTTTCCAGATGTTCCGCCAGTACCGTATCTATATAGCCGCCCACCGTTATATCCTTGTCCGCTATCACATGCACCAGTCGGGAGATGACCGCATGAATCTGCCCGCTGATATACACGCACTGCCGTGTTTTCAGCTCGTTCCGTTTCAGGAACTTTTCGCCGTACTCCGACAGTCCCCGTTTCTTTCCCTTTCCCGCTTCCCGGTTCTCCTTCGCCCGTTCCACCGCTTGCAGTGTTCCGCCCGTTTGTTGCGGTTCCGTCGTCTTGAACGACGAGATGATGAAGTTCTCGTCAATCTCATCCAGATTGAC
This genomic window contains:
- a CDS encoding DUF3876 domain-containing protein; this translates as MKANRRFPVRNICGAWKSNLHSPPVQVFHDGRNFCLAIVYNPDTVIVNKIEQTGRGLSVDLFGEILLGYDEEKDLLYLSTEGEYVRADEL
- a CDS encoding DUF3876 domain-containing protein, producing the protein MKYLFNEKQMRTLSVLLAGVMCLLTEACTEPQTDMNRLCGEWKSAIGKPDIRIAKDGKCYKLTLFAKRGMTGRTVPETYVIQQKGGAMFIDTGFHIDMTYHQERDILTFSTNGEYVRKQ
- a CDS encoding TraG family conjugative transposon ATPase; this encodes MRNVLKAATIESKFPLLAVERDCIISKDADITVAFRVELPELFTVTTPEYETIHSTWAKAIKVLPNYSVVHKQDWFIKENYQPKTDKDSLSFLSRCYEMHFNERPFLNHGCYLFLTKTTKERARMQSNFSSLCRGFIVPKEVNKEMTTRFLEAVGQFEQIVNDSGLVRLVRLGTDEIVGTDKGAGLIEKYFSLSLEDTTTLEDMELGTDGLRIGDKKLCVHTLSDVDDVPGKVGTDMRYEKLSTDRSDCRLCFAAPIGLLLSCNHIVNQYIFIDDSNENLKKFEKTARNMQSLSRYSRSNQINKEWIDLYLNEAHSYSLTSVRCHCNVMAWSDDAEELKNIRNDVGSQLALMECKPRHNTVDAATLYWAAMPGNAGDFPEEESFYTFIEPALCFFIEETNYKSSPSAFGIKMADRISGKPIHVDISDLPMKTGIITNRNKFVLGGSGSGKSFFMNHLVRQYWEQGAHIVLVDTGNSYSGLCEMIRRKTHGDDGVYFTYTEESPISFNPFFTQDKVFDVEKKESIKTLLLTLWKKDNEPASRSEEVALSNAVALFIDRIKYDDSLVPSFDTFYEFVDTDYRAILDAKGVRDKEFDITNFLNVLEPYHKGGEYDFLLNSDKQLDLLDKRFVVFEIDSIKDHPILFPVTTIIIMEMFINKLRRLKGVRKMIIIEEAWKALTREGMAEYMRYLYKTVRKFFGEAVTVTQEVDDIISSPIVKESIINNSDCKILLDQRKYMNKFSKIQELLGLTDKEKAQILSINMANAASRKYKEVWFGLGGVQSAVYATEVSMQEYLTYTTEETEKLEVMQLAEKLGGNIELAIKQLAESKKQKKQD
- a CDS encoding DUF4133 domain-containing protein, with protein sequence MEFELNKGIGKSAEFKGLKAQYLFLFAAGLLAVFVVFIILYMVGINQWICIGFGVVTASVLVWATFALNEKYGEHGLMKLLSSRQHPRFLINRITPRKLFKKRRK
- a CDS encoding DUF4134 domain-containing protein, with translation MNTKKFLLAAAALFVAVGATYAQGNGQAGITEATNLITGYFDPGTKLVYAIGAVCGLIGGVKVYNKFSSGDPDTSKVAASWFGACIFLIVAATILRSFFL
- a CDS encoding DUF3408 domain-containing protein — encoded protein: MRMAKKLKEDVNLDEIDENFIISSFKTTEPQQTGGTLQAVERAKENREAGKGKKRGLSEYGEKFLKRNELKTRQCVYISGQIHAVISRLVHVIADKDITVGGYIDTVLAEHLERHKEEINELYRQKREDLI